The Maridesulfovibrio bastinii DSM 16055 sequence CGGGCAGGCCCTGAACCAGAGGTATTTCCTTATCCAGTTGAACTTCGAGGTCCGCAGCATATTTCCATTCATTTTTCGCAACCGTCAGAGTGTTTTCCAAAGCTGAATTTATATCAATAGCCTTCATTTCCTCTTCTCCCGGATGGGAGAAGTTCTTCATGGCCAGAACAATCTCGGCAACCCTGTGTACACCTTCTTTAGCTGTTTTACAGGCATTGGGAATTTCTTCGTTTAAAAAGTCTATATCGATATCTTCGCTGAATTCTTCAATGCGTTTTACATATTCTTTCGACTTTTCGGGATCGGAAAGACTTACAAGGTGTTCAGAATACATCTGGAACAGCTCTGTCATATCCTCAAAGGCATTTTGCAGAAACTGGATGTTATCACCTATATATTGAATCGGTGTGTTGATCTCATGGGCTATTCCGGATGCGAGCAGACCTATGGATTCGAGTTTCTGGGCAACGCTCAGTTTTCTCTCCAGATTTTTACGTTCTGATATATCGAAAACAACTTCAACAATATGCTTAACTCCGCCGATACTTACTTCAAATAAATGGAGCGAAGTGGGGAGAGGTTTGCTGTCCGGGATATATAGAACTCCTTCTTCATAAATTTCGTGTCCATCCCATTCAGGGCAGAGCAGCTGCCTCTTAGTTTCTGCTGCGAAGATATAATCTGTCTGACATGAATTTTCTTTAATCTGTTCTGCCGGTATACCCAATAATTCTTCACTCTTTGAATTGGTATGAACTATTTCACCATTATCTGTATTGAATACAAAGATTGCAGCTCCAATTTCCTCAAAAATAGTGTTCAGGAATTTTTCATGTTCATTCTGCTGTTGCTGAATTTTTTTGCGTTCAGTTATATCCCTGACATTAGCCAGTATCAGTGGTTTTTTATTCAGCTCTATCCTGTTCAGAACTATTTCTGTATAAAATGTTCTACCGGTTTTTGGGCATCTTGAATGCCATTCCAGACTTATATTCCGGCCTTCCAGAACAGTCTGCCATATCTGCCTTATTTCATCCCGGTTTGTCTCAGAAACTGTATAATCAGCAAGCAGGGAGTATGAAAAAACTTCATCCTGATCAACTTCGAACATTTGCAGCATTCGCTCATTTGTGGTGATCAGGTTGCCATCAGCATCATGAATTATTATCGCGTCATAGGTATTGTTAAAAAAAATTCTGAGAGCTGATTCGGCTTCTTTTCTTTCCAATATTTCAGACTTCAAAGCCAGTGTCTGCTTTTCCAGCGCCGTTGTTCTTTCTCTGACTCGGTTTTCAAGTTTTTCATTTATTTCCTGAAGAGCGGACTCTGCAACCTCACGCGCGTAAATTTGTTCCTGAAGGGTTTTATTTTTATCTTTTATCAGTTGTTCCTGTTTTTCCTTTTCTACAAGATGAACCTGAAGCAGCATGTTGTCTGTGTTCATTTTTAAGACAACCATAGTGATCCCCAGCAGGAGGATGGCAAGAACGGTGATGGCACTCATCATCTGCCATGGAGAAATGGAACCAAGAAGTTTAGTGTGCTGTACCTTGGCGTAAATATAAAAAGGTGAATTTTTTATATTGGTTCTTATTTCAAGTATTTTGCCAGTACCAGTTTCAAAATTTTCTTTTTTATTGGAAATGGTGTCAGTTGCTGGAAGATTGTCAATTTTAACTATTTTTTTATTTTTGGAGTTCGTTAACGGATAGATATAATTTTGATAATTGAAGAAAAATTTGGTGCTGTCGTCAAAAATAAAATGATTGTATGATATAGTGTTAAGTATTGCTTCACTATTAAGTAAAGCAATTAAAGTTCCTGAAAAAGATTTTTTATAATAAAAAGGATATGCTGCTATGATAAATATTTTTGACCCTTCAACTTTAGCAGTTATTTTATATTCATCATCTTCAGATAAAAGAAATTCATTGAAATTAAAGTTGCTTTTGTTTGGGCCATTGCTTCCTGAAAGCTGGTTTCTATCTGAATCGTAAAATCTTATTGCTTCATATATCCTTTTGCCATTGTAGCTCTTATTTTCTATAAAATTATTAAGCTGGTTTGAGACTTCTATTAGACTTGCTCCAAGGCCATATTGCATTGTCATGCCAAGGGCTTTGTTATCAAAATATATTCTGATGATATTTCTAGCGGCAAGGTTTTTGAGATCGTCCTTTCTTTTAGAAAAGAAATGCTGAAAGGCATCAGCTTCCATTATTGTCTCTGCTTGAAATTTTTCAAGAGCATTTCTACGCAGCTCAAGTTGTGAAGAATAGTTCATCCAGACTATGATAAAAACAAATGTAATCAGCATCACTACAGCGACAATGCCAAGTTTCATTTTATTCTGCCTGAATACTGTCTTCATGATCTTACCTTTAAAAATCACTTGCTGTTGCGGTCAAAGAAAGATGAAAAATAGGTATAGACTGCCGGGTAATATTTCTTAACAAGCTCATGATATTTACCATTATTCATGATTTCAGATAAATATTCATTGAACTTAGCTCTCAGTTCAGGAGAATCCTTTCGGAAAGCTGATGCCATGACCTGCTTCTTGGATAAGGGACCGATTATTTTTAATTTTCCGGGCCATTTCTCCAAGGCGATAAGGGCATCTGGAACATCGAGAAGGGATACTTCGGCCTCTCCCTTTATAACGGCTGGAGCAAGATCGTTAAGGTTACCGTCAAAATTGTTTATCTGGGCCATTGAAGTATCTATGCCGTACAGCTCCGGGGTAAGACAGGTTCCCCGTTTGCAAAGAATTTTTCGTTTGAGGAGCTGTTTCTTGACCGCAGCTATATCTTTTAAGATATCTCCGCTGCTTTGTATGGGAATGATCTCTGAGTCTGATCTGGCTATGCACCATACTTGTGTCGGGAAAATGTTGCTTGAAAAATTTACAATTTTTTCTCGCCAGCCAAGTTTTGTCAGACCTGTGGAAAGAATATCTCCTTTTATTTCTGCATCTCCTGTTACTTTAACCGTATTTTTGTTTATCTCATACGTTTTGCCTGTAAGGTCTGTGAAAGCCTTATCCCAACTTGTTCTGACGAATCTGTATTTTACACCTAAGTACTCGGCAAAACCTTGTATTAGTTCAACATCAAGACCTTCGCCATTACCTTTGATAAAGTTTGCATACGGTATCCCAAGATGTATGATCTCTCCTTTACTTATAATTTGGTCAAGATCATGCGCATCACTATCTGCATAAACTGGAAATACGGAGAAAAAGCTTATTATTATAAATAAGACTGTAACATACTTGTATACTTTTAAATTCATATTTTCTCCATTGTTTATCCATAAAAAACAAGACCTATATATAACAATGTTATCACAACAGGCATAGAATTTCTACGGAAGACTTTTAAAATAACAGAAAAATGGAATAGTCAGCTTGATTTTATAGAATTGGCTGAGTTTGTATTTATCCTTACTTTTTAAGCTTCATAAAAAAGCCGCCATTCTGATATCAGAATGGCGGCTAAGTTTTTACAGTATGATGTAAGCTAGTAATTAGTTTTAAGTTTTACCTTGTATTCATTACGTTTGGGGGCAGGATTATCTTTATCCAAAGTGCTAAGTAAATCGTAAGTGTCATCAAGCATGATGGACTCGGCCGCATTGATCTTTTTGGAAGCTGCATGCAGGTCTGTATCTGCGTTTTCAATGCCTCCCTGAATCTTTTTATTTACCTCTGTAGTTTCAGAGCCTTTTGTCTGGGAACCATGAACATTGGTGGAAATTGTGTCAGGACTGTCGTGGTTGTGTTTCAGTTCCTCGTTTATGACTATGGAAGCGGTATTAACCATTTTTCCATTTTCAAAACTGCTGTCGGTATGGGAAGCACTTTTTATGGTTCCCGGTGATTCATCCTCTGTCAGCCCCTTGCCGTTCCAGAACTGAAGTCCCCGCTGGCCGCGATTTGTGCGTGCGGATTCAGAATCTTCCTGTTTAGCTACCAGCTCACCTTCTTTATAGATTTCACTGGACCATTTCATATCATAGGGGCGATCAGACACGGTGTCATCTTCAACCATAAACGCAGTATTGTAGTGGTTTTTAGCTGTGTGTTTTTTTATGTTGTCAGTATAGAATCCTGCCCGGGCCGAGCTGTCCATGAGAGGTTCCGCAAGGAGTCCGGCTGCTGTCTGAGTTTCCTCTTTTGAAGAATACTCCACGTTTGAAAAGCCTAAAATATCAAGTATTCCCGGTCTCTTTGGCAGCTTGGAGGATTCTGTTTCTCCTACGGTTGCAGAGCTGTGGTCATGCTTTACTTTTTTACCGTCATTATACCACATCACATCCATACTTTGTCTCAGTTCTCCATCGTCAGGGGCGTCAGAGTCAGAATAGGAGTCATTCCATGAGGCCTGTCTCAATAATTGGCCTTTGTTGTCGTAATTTAAAATATCAATGCTCAGTGATGAATTCTGGCTTACTTCATGTGTGCTCCATGGATCAAGATCACCAACTTTTTTACCCGACCTGTTTGTTTCATTAACAAAATGTCCCTTTTGCTCTATGTGGGCTTCCTTTGATTTAGTCCCGTTATTGTACTCTGTTATGTGTGATCTGTAGTTGGTTGAATGGTAGTCAGTTGTATTCTGCTGGGTAAGTTCATTGAAATCACCGTTGATTTTTTTTGTACCGTAAGCGACAAGCGAATCAGATAAGGCTTTATTCGGATCTCTATATTTGCTTTCCAGCTGCATTGAATCGTCCATATTACGGATCAGCTTGCCATTGTCATACCACTGTGCGGAACGGGTAACTTTGGCCGCGCTGTTGTCACCAGTGGAAAGTCCGGTGAACTCAGTATTTATTTCTTGTGTCAGCTTACCATTTTTATTAAAAATCTGGGTGTTTAAAATTGCTCCGTCAGCGGTCAGCTCTCCATTCACCTTGCGGACCAGATCGTCACCGTCATATTCCTCAATGGTGAGTTTTGATCCTTGAATGGAAAAAACCTGTCTGTTGCCGTTATCGAGTTTGACCTCTCCCTCATCATAGCCGAATAACGACTTCCATGAATGGTCGGTCTGCTCCGGTTTTCTATTCTGCTCTTTCTGCATGAGCAGTGCTTCACCGGAAATTACGACAAGGTCTTTTTTTTGCTTAATTTGATCTTCAGCAGGCTTTTCCAAAGCTCGTGAGGACGCAGCTGCCTGACTGGTGCTTGTTGAAGCTTTAGATGAATTAAACTGGAAAGGTGTTATTGATCCTGTCATATTGCTAACCTCGAAATTTGGGCATCGTGAATAAAATTAATTATAAGTGTTATCGGCAACACCTTAATAAAACTTTATGCTAATATATAGAAAAAACCATGGGTAATCGATAATATTATCTAATGGAATATACAAAAATGTAGTTGTTTTTATGATGATCAGCTGCGGTCAGCTTAAGCATTTAAGATTAATCAGGTAAATAAAAATTTAGTATAAATATATAACTATTACAGATTATTATATTGATCCGCCAGTGTCTGCACTGGCGGTTTTTACATTGGCTCATCTGGCAAAATTAATGGGAAATTCCATCCCTGCAGGATATTAACATGCAAAATACAAAAGTGTCGTGTGAAGATTCCACTCCAAAACAGAGTTCCAGCAGAAGCCGTCTGTTGATGGTTTTAGCTTTTTTTGCCCTTACATTAAATCTCAGGGCTGCCCTGACGTCTCTTCCGCCTGTCATCCAGAATATTAAGACTATGTTTGACATAAGTGACGGGCTTGCCGGGTTTCTGACTTCAATACCTATTCTGTGCTTTGGTCTGCTCACTCCGGTCATAAGTTTTCTGATGAAGAATTTGAAACTGGAAACTTCTGTTTTTCTCACTTTAGGTGGTATTGCGATCGGTTCTGTGCTGCGTTCCGCTGGTGGTATGAATGCCATGATTGCCGGAACGACATTGATAGGAATTTCCCTTACAGCAGGAAACATAGTCGGTCTTATGGTTCTTGGTAGAGAATTTTCGGATAATATAAGCGCAATGACCGGGTTGTATGTCTGCGGAATGTCGATCGGTTCCATGGCTACTATGGGGTTAACAGCACCTCTCACACATGCCATAGGCTGGCGTGCGGCTCTTGCTTTGCCGGTTGTTTTTGCTCTTGTGGCCATTTTGTTATGGATATTTGCCGCAGTAGGGCGCAAGCGTGCTGATAAGATACAGGCCGCATTTCAAAAGCAGTGCTGCGCGCAAAAAAGTGAAACTGAATATAAGGTCGCACAAAGTCTGGAAGCAAGGTCCTCAAACGTGCTTAAAAAAAGTCTGGTCTGGATTTTAGCTGTGGCCTTCGCTGCGCATACTTTTCTGTTTTACGGCATTACCGCATGGATTCCAGTTTATCTTGAACAGACTTTGGGAATGTCGGATGCATTGGCCGGAGTTGTGGCTTCATTATTTCAGACGTTGGGGCTGGTTGGTTGTTTTGGTATTCCGGCTCTCGTTAAAACAGGTAAATTTTCAACACGAGCCAGATTTACCATGGTCACGGTCGGATGGCTTCTGACTGCGGCAGGATTCTGGCTGGCTCCTCGCTGGTGGGCCGCATGGGTTTTCTGCGGCGGATTTGCTTCCGGCGGTGGATTTACGGTTATTTTCAGTATGATTATGGAAAATGCCAACAATCTTAATGAAAACAGAACAATGTCTACGGTTGTTCAGACAGTAGGGTATATTGTTGCTTCAATCAGTCCTTTCGCCATTGGACATCTGCATGAACTTTACGGCAGCTGGCAGGGCGGCATGGCGATTCTTACCGGTTCAGCCGTGCTGATGATTTTGTGCGGATTTGTTGCAACAGCCGGTGCCAGAAGAGTTTAGGATAACGCTGTGTCCTGATTGACCTGTCTAAACAGGATTGAGTTTTAGTAATGTACTGGTATTTCAGTTTTGAGCATGACCGCAATTGTCTGCCGAAAGAAGAAAACCGGACTGCTGAACTGTAATTGTCTCAGCAGCCCGGATATTTTTTAGGCTATCAGCGCCATTCAACTCTGGCGGGAACACGGGGAGGAATGCGGCTGTATCTATGCTTAGGAATTCCAAGCATCAACGCAGCATAGGTCAGATGTTTTTCCGGCAGGTTCAGATATTCCATCAAGGGTTTGTAATTAATTGCGGCACCCATGAAGAAGCCGGCCCAGCAGGCTCCAATTCCGTAAGCCGGAGCAGCCAGTTCTATTGTTGTCGCAGCGATACTACAGTCGCTAACGGGCCTTAGTTCATCGGTTGAAGCATGGGCTATAAGCAGGCACGGGGCATCTCTGTTGATCATGTCTACACCGTTGTCAAAGGCTTCAACAACTTCTGGACAGCGGTTGATTTCTCTGAACCAGTCAACGACAAGGGCAGAACATTTATGAATCATGTCTTTGTCTGTTAAAACCAGCCAGTGAACAGGTTGCAGGTTTTTGGCAGTTGGAGCCCATCTGCTGAGTTCTATAAGATCAGTTATATCTTTTTTATCAACATCCTGATCTTTAAAGTTTCTGATTGAGCGTCTGGTGCGCAAAAGTTGAGAAATCTGTTCTTTAGTCGGGTACAGTTTCCTATTCGTTTTTTCACAGTCCGCACCATTAAGACCGTTTAAGGTAATGGCCTCGCCGGGACAGATTGAAATACAATGACCACAGTTTACGCAGAAGTCTTCATATCCGTCTGCAAGCTCGGGGATACCGTCCTTTCCTTCAAGAAAAAGATTGAAAGGACATTCTTCTACACATAGGTTGTCTTTTTTACATTTATCAGCATTAATTGTAATAACGCTCATTAGTGTCTCCTTATCGATCATAAATCGGTTTAATTATAGACATGTTATAAGTAAAATTAAAATATTATAACATGTTACAATTATTTTTGCCGTAGAGTGCTTGTAGTAAAAGATAAATGGAGCCAAGTTGCAATGGCAAAATTACTAATTTTATCTGGTGTCGGTCTTATTCTGGCTGGTATCATCATCAAATATGCGCCGTGGCTTGTTGGCTGGTTCGGGAATCTTCCCGGAGATATAAATGTTGAATCAGGCAGAAGCAGAATTTTTATACCAGTCACTTCAATGCTTTTAGTAAGTGTTGTTTTAAGTCTGGTGATTAACATTTTCAGGCGATAATATGGAGGTCCTGATGGCTGGATACTGGCTTATGAAATCTGAACCGGGATGCTTTTCTATTGACGATCTTGAATCATCTGAAAACAGTACCACTCCTTGGGATGGTGTTCGAAATTATCAGGCTAGAAATTTCATGCGCGATGAAATGGAAACAGGTGATAAAGTAATTTTTTATCACAGTGTTAAAAATCCCTCTGCCGTAGGCATTGCCGAAGTTGTCAGGGAAGCCTATCCAGATTACACCTCATGGGACCCTGACGGTGATCATTTTGATCCTAAATCTACACCAGAAAATCCCCGTTGGTTTATGGTGGATATAAAGCTGGTTGAAAAATTTCAAACCCCGGTATCACTTAAATTTATGAGGACTGTGCGCGGTCTTGAAGGTATGGAACTGCTGCGCAAAGGATCACGCCTCTCAGTCATGCCTGTAGGCAGGAATGAATTTGATATAATCTGCCGTCTTGGAAATGAAAAATAGTCCTCTTTTAAAAAAATAATCATATCAGGTTGATGAAACTAATAAATTTTCACGGAGTATTGTGTGGAAGATAGACTTGAACGCCTGGAAAGTGAGCTGGCTATGCAGGACCGCTCACTGGAGAAATTGAACGATGTTATATACTCCCAGCAAAAGCAGATAGATGCTATGGAAGAACAGATTGAAGCCCTGATCACAGTGGTCAGAGAACTGAAAGATTCTGTTGGCAGCGGTGTTTTGCCAAGAGATGAGCCGCCGCCCCATTATGGCCGCTGATCAGCCTTTTTTAATTTTTTTCCTTCTTTTTCTTTTCCGGGGTTGTTTCGTTTCCTTTGGTATCGTATCCTGTCTGATATCTGTGCAGATAAACAGGAGCTGAAGGAATGAAGAAAGTACTGGTTGTTTTTGCCGTTTTTTGTGTGCTTGCTATGTCAGCCTCTTCTGGCTGGAGCCAGCAACCTGAAACTATTTATATGACCTCGCTTGAATGGCCTCCATATACAGGAGCGGAACTTCCTGATTTCGGAGCAAGTATTCAGATTGCAAGACAGGCTTTTGCTGCTGTCGGATACAACCTTTCAATCAAATTTTATCCGTGGAAAAGAACTGTAAGAACAGCCCGCAATGATCATAATTTTTTAGGCTTCCTCCCCGAATATTACTCTCCTGACAAGGAAAAGGATTTTATCTGTTCTAAGCCCATAGGGACAAGTCCGCTTGGATTTATCTCTATTGCTGAGGATAAGTTTGTCTGGGAGGATTTAAAAGACCTCAAAGGCAAAGTCATCGGAGTGGTTCTGGGGTATGTTAATACTGCGGAGTTCGATCAGATGGTCGCTGATGGTGTACTCAGCGTGGACTATTCAAGAGATGATGTGACCAATATCAGAAAACTTCTGCGTGGAAGAATTGATCTGGCGGTAATAGATAAAAATGTGTTTGAGTATCTGATGAATGTTTATCCTGAATTTTCCAGAGATGATGACAGGATCGTTTTCAATGAAAAACTGCTCGAAGTTAAAAAGTTGTATGCCTGCTTTCGCAGAGGTGCGGAGGGTGACGCTATCTGCAGTAAATTTAACGAGGGTTTGAAGAAAATAGAAGTTAATATTTTTCAGAAAAAATATATAAACAACTCTCTGGGAAGATAGAAAAACGTGGATCAACGATACAATAGTGAAAATTTTTTATCCGTAGCATCGCGCATTTTTACTACTACAGCCACTTTGTGTCTGTTCATATTTTGTTTTGTCCGTCCTGCCTTCGCCTATATTCATTTCAGAGGTGATTATAATTACCGTCCTTATGAGTTTCTGGATAATGGGATTCCGTCCGGATTTAATGTGGATATAATCAGGGCCGTTTCTCAGACTCTGGGAATTGATATTAAAATTGACCTCGGGCCATGGAAAGAAGTCCGCAACCAATTGGAGAATAAGGAAATTGAAGCCCTCACAGGGATGTATGAATCCCCAGCCAGAGACCGTTATGTAGATTTTTCAATGCCTCTTATCATTGTTTCCCATTCCATGTTTGTAAGGGATGACTCGGGAATCAGATCACAGGATGATCTTAAGGGTATGAATATTGCCGTCATTCGCGGTGATATAATGCATGATTATGCCATCAAAAATTTTTCTGACTCAAGTATAATTCCTGTTGATTCGTATGAAACAGCTATCAATATGTTGTCTGCCGGAGAATTTGACTGTGCTCTTCTCGGTAAATTGCAGGGTCTTTACTGGATTTCCAATGAAGATGTGGACAATGTGAGGTCCGTAGGTGAGCCGATGATGGCTGCCAGATATTGTTTTGCTGTCAGGGAGGGAGATGGCGAACTGCTGGCCCAACTCAACGAGGGGCTGTTTCTGATTAAAAAATCAGGTGAATACGACAGAATATATAATAAATGGTTCGGAGTGTATGAGCAGAAAGCTTTATACCGTAAGCTGATGTTCAGATCATTGTGGGCCATTGGTCCGCTGCTTTTTCTGCTGTGTGCTTTTATTTTGTGGTCATGGACATTGCGGAGAAAAATCAGGATTCATACCGAAGCCTTGAGGCATGAGCTGGAAGAGCGGCAGAAGGCAGAGAAAGCTTTAAAAATCAGTGAGGAACATTACCGGACTATTTTTAACAGTATCATGGACGGGTTCTATTATTGTGATCTCGAAGGAAATATTAAGACAGCCAACCCCTCTGCGGCAAAAATTCTCGGTTATGAAAAACCTGAGGACGTAGTAGGGCTCAATGCTGCAAAAGATATCTATCTTGATTTTGAGCGTAGAAATGATTTTTTAGACCAGATCAACGAATTCGGTTTTACTCAGGGGTATGAGGTTGAAGTTAAGCGTTTTGACGGTTCCGTAATTACTCTTGAGATAAATTCCAAGCTGATGCGTGATCCGGTTACAGGAAAAATAGAAGGTATAGCAGGGGTGTTCCGGGATATCACCAGACGCCGAAGAATGGAGACCATAATGGTCCAGACTGAAAAAATGATGTCACTGGGAAGTATGGCTTCCGGGATAGCCCATGAATTGAATAATCCGCTAGCTGCTATTGTCGGCAATGCCCAGAATATTGAAACCCGCCTTTTGAAAAAAACAGAAAAAAATTTAGAAACTGCTGATGGTTGCGGGCTTGATTATGAAAGTCTTCAGTGTTTTTTAGATAAAAGGAAAATCCCTGAAATTATTCGGGGTATTATGGCTTCAGGAGCAAAAGCGGCCTCTGTTGTCAGCAATATGCTGAGTTTCAGTGGAAACAGTGGATA is a genomic window containing:
- a CDS encoding CynX/NimT family MFS transporter, translating into MQNTKVSCEDSTPKQSSSRSRLLMVLAFFALTLNLRAALTSLPPVIQNIKTMFDISDGLAGFLTSIPILCFGLLTPVISFLMKNLKLETSVFLTLGGIAIGSVLRSAGGMNAMIAGTTLIGISLTAGNIVGLMVLGREFSDNISAMTGLYVCGMSIGSMATMGLTAPLTHAIGWRAALALPVVFALVAILLWIFAAVGRKRADKIQAAFQKQCCAQKSETEYKVAQSLEARSSNVLKKSLVWILAVAFAAHTFLFYGITAWIPVYLEQTLGMSDALAGVVASLFQTLGLVGCFGIPALVKTGKFSTRARFTMVTVGWLLTAAGFWLAPRWWAAWVFCGGFASGGGFTVIFSMIMENANNLNENRTMSTVVQTVGYIVASISPFAIGHLHELYGSWQGGMAILTGSAVLMILCGFVATAGARRV
- a CDS encoding nitroreductase family protein, with the translated sequence MSVITINADKCKKDNLCVEECPFNLFLEGKDGIPELADGYEDFCVNCGHCISICPGEAITLNGLNGADCEKTNRKLYPTKEQISQLLRTRRSIRNFKDQDVDKKDITDLIELSRWAPTAKNLQPVHWLVLTDKDMIHKCSALVVDWFREINRCPEVVEAFDNGVDMINRDAPCLLIAHASTDELRPVSDCSIAATTIELAAPAYGIGACWAGFFMGAAINYKPLMEYLNLPEKHLTYAALMLGIPKHRYSRIPPRVPARVEWR
- a CDS encoding substrate-binding periplasmic protein, which codes for MKKVLVVFAVFCVLAMSASSGWSQQPETIYMTSLEWPPYTGAELPDFGASIQIARQAFAAVGYNLSIKFYPWKRTVRTARNDHNFLGFLPEYYSPDKEKDFICSKPIGTSPLGFISIAEDKFVWEDLKDLKGKVIGVVLGYVNTAEFDQMVADGVLSVDYSRDDVTNIRKLLRGRIDLAVIDKNVFEYLMNVYPEFSRDDDRIVFNEKLLEVKKLYACFRRGAEGDAICSKFNEGLKKIEVNIFQKKYINNSLGR
- a CDS encoding transporter substrate-binding domain-containing protein; translated protein: MDQRYNSENFLSVASRIFTTTATLCLFIFCFVRPAFAYIHFRGDYNYRPYEFLDNGIPSGFNVDIIRAVSQTLGIDIKIDLGPWKEVRNQLENKEIEALTGMYESPARDRYVDFSMPLIIVSHSMFVRDDSGIRSQDDLKGMNIAVIRGDIMHDYAIKNFSDSSIIPVDSYETAINMLSAGEFDCALLGKLQGLYWISNEDVDNVRSVGEPMMAARYCFAVREGDGELLAQLNEGLFLIKKSGEYDRIYNKWFGVYEQKALYRKLMFRSLWAIGPLLFLLCAFILWSWTLRRKIRIHTEALRHELEERQKAEKALKISEEHYRTIFNSIMDGFYYCDLEGNIKTANPSAAKILGYEKPEDVVGLNAAKDIYLDFERRNDFLDQINEFGFTQGYEVEVKRFDGSVITLEINSKLMRDPVTGKIEGIAGVFRDITRRRRMETIMVQTEKMMSLGSMASGIAHELNNPLAAIVGNAQNIETRLLKKTEKNLETADGCGLDYESLQCFLDKRKIPEIIRGIMASGAKAASVVSNMLSFSGNSGYFAWHNVLSIIEDSINLASNDYNLIKKYDFRNIEIVRDYAANLPQIYCDRSEIQQALFNILRNGAEAVSKKAYKNDRARFHITARRDNDMLEIVIGDNGPGMSNETSRRIFEPFFTTKPVGEGIGLGLSISYFIIEDKHGGHITIKSSFGEYTRVAILLPVAGPKK
- a CDS encoding PAS domain-containing sensor histidine kinase, with translation MKTVFRQNKMKLGIVAVVMLITFVFIIVWMNYSSQLELRRNALEKFQAETIMEADAFQHFFSKRKDDLKNLAARNIIRIYFDNKALGMTMQYGLGASLIEVSNQLNNFIENKSYNGKRIYEAIRFYDSDRNQLSGSNGPNKSNFNFNEFLLSEDDEYKITAKVEGSKIFIIAAYPFYYKKSFSGTLIALLNSEAILNTISYNHFIFDDSTKFFFNYQNYIYPLTNSKNKKIVKIDNLPATDTISNKKENFETGTGKILEIRTNIKNSPFYIYAKVQHTKLLGSISPWQMMSAITVLAILLLGITMVVLKMNTDNMLLQVHLVEKEKQEQLIKDKNKTLQEQIYAREVAESALQEINEKLENRVRERTTALEKQTLALKSEILERKEAESALRIFFNNTYDAIIIHDADGNLITTNERMLQMFEVDQDEVFSYSLLADYTVSETNRDEIRQIWQTVLEGRNISLEWHSRCPKTGRTFYTEIVLNRIELNKKPLILANVRDITERKKIQQQQNEHEKFLNTIFEEIGAAIFVFNTDNGEIVHTNSKSEELLGIPAEQIKENSCQTDYIFAAETKRQLLCPEWDGHEIYEEGVLYIPDSKPLPTSLHLFEVSIGGVKHIVEVVFDISERKNLERKLSVAQKLESIGLLASGIAHEINTPIQYIGDNIQFLQNAFEDMTELFQMYSEHLVSLSDPEKSKEYVKRIEEFSEDIDIDFLNEEIPNACKTAKEGVHRVAEIVLAMKNFSHPGEEEMKAIDINSALENTLTVAKNEWKYAADLEVQLDKEIPLVQGLPGGINQVFLNILVNAAHAISDDKTKEGKGLIKISTGIENNHVVIKISDSGCGISKENMEKVFDPFFTTKEVGKGTGQGLSIVHDIIVDKHGGSIDIESEPGVGTTFTVKLPATDQNGYI
- a CDS encoding EVE domain-containing protein, yielding MAGYWLMKSEPGCFSIDDLESSENSTTPWDGVRNYQARNFMRDEMETGDKVIFYHSVKNPSAVGIAEVVREAYPDYTSWDPDGDHFDPKSTPENPRWFMVDIKLVEKFQTPVSLKFMRTVRGLEGMELLRKGSRLSVMPVGRNEFDIICRLGNEK
- a CDS encoding transporter substrate-binding domain-containing protein, with the protein product MNLKVYKYVTVLFIIISFFSVFPVYADSDAHDLDQIISKGEIIHLGIPYANFIKGNGEGLDVELIQGFAEYLGVKYRFVRTSWDKAFTDLTGKTYEINKNTVKVTGDAEIKGDILSTGLTKLGWREKIVNFSSNIFPTQVWCIARSDSEIIPIQSSGDILKDIAAVKKQLLKRKILCKRGTCLTPELYGIDTSMAQINNFDGNLNDLAPAVIKGEAEVSLLDVPDALIALEKWPGKLKIIGPLSKKQVMASAFRKDSPELRAKFNEYLSEIMNNGKYHELVKKYYPAVYTYFSSFFDRNSK
- a CDS encoding DUF2905 domain-containing protein; its protein translation is MAKLLILSGVGLILAGIIIKYAPWLVGWFGNLPGDINVESGRSRIFIPVTSMLLVSVVLSLVINIFRR
- a CDS encoding SlyX family protein; translated protein: MEDRLERLESELAMQDRSLEKLNDVIYSQQKQIDAMEEQIEALITVVRELKDSVGSGVLPRDEPPPHYGR